The nucleotide sequence GAATACTTCAGTAAACAGTATCCTAATTCAAAAATTAACCATACAGTTTTAGATGATGGAGATTTATTATTGGCTATCGAGAAGTTTGTTAGAGATAAGAATATTGATTTGATTTCATTTTGTACTCATAAAAGAGGCATTTTTGCAAGAATGTTTAATCCAAGTATTGCAAGAAAGATGTTATTTCATACTGATACACCTATGTTAGTATTACATTCATAATTATAAATTACGTTTATAGTATTTGTTTTTTCATATAAGTAGAGTTTGTTATTTGTTTGTCCGTGTTTTGCTGTGAAGCAAAACACGGACTTCTTATCTACAATTTCATGAATACAATATTCTTTATAATCACCATTATGTTTAATACGATGTATTGTAACTAAAATCAAAATTCTCGACGAACTAATTAAGCTAATAACTTTATCTGGGAAATATAACCTAATGAACGGATTTGATTAAATAGCTCTGTATAAGAGGATTTTGCTTTTACGTTTACTTTAAAAGTAATGATGGCAATATTTTTTTCATAGTTTTGTTCGTATGAAAGACTTACTATAAATATATTTCTATTCTCTATAATGCTGCGAATCATACGAAGGTCTGGTGTTGCTGTGTCACAAGTAATTGATAATATTTTATTTACTCCGTCAAGCCACATTCTTTTTTCAAGACGTTCTAAAGAAACTAAAACAAATAATGTCAGTAATGTAGTAATTAACGCTGTAATATACATTCCGGCTCCGACAGTCAGACCAATTACAGCAACTACCCAAATACATGCAGCAGTAGTAAGTCCATGAACACTTCCATGGCTTTGTATTATTGCTCCGGCACCTAAGAACCCAATGCCGGTTAAAACTTGTGCAGCAATACGACCTGGATCTCCATTTAAAAAATTGGGGTATGATTGAGGAATCCAAACAGACAGTAACATCGCTGCAGTTGATCCCATACAGATCAATGTAAAAGTCCTCATTCCTGCATCATGACGCCTAAACTGACGTTCAAATCCTATTATAGCACCTAGGATAAAACTAAATAACATTTTTAACGTAGCTGTGTATGGGGTAACTTCCATGCTACGCAAAATTGTAAATAAATTATCAAGTGTATCGTTGTAATTCATATTAAACAAACATTGATGCTATATTAAAACAATTTTCTACTCTAAACTTCCAATGCTCCAATAATTTCTTTCACAGATTTATAACCATGTTTATCAAGATATTCATTAATTCCGTTTACTGTTTTTACAGATATTGCCGGATCAATAAAATTATATGTGCCAATCTGAATAGCGGAAGAACCAGCTAATATAAACTCAATAGCGTCTTTCCAATTAGAAATTCCTCCTAATCCAATGATGGGAATTTTTACTGCTTGAAAAGTTTGCCACACCATTCTCAAAGCAATGGGCTTTACACAAGGACCCGAAAGCCCTCCTGTTACTGTGGATAAAATAGGTTTTCTTTTCTCTGCATCAATCGCCATTCCAAGCAGAGTATTTATTAGAGACACAGCATCAGCTCCTTCACTTTCCACAGCTCGTGCAATCTCTGTTACATCAGTGACATTAGGGGAAAGTTTTACAATAAGTGTTTTGGGATATACCTTACGAACTGCTTTTACGACCTCGGCAGCGCCAGCACATGTAACACCAAAAGCCATACCTCCATGCTTAACATTTGGGCACGAAATATTAAGCTCAATCGCAGGGATATTATCTAAAGACGCTATTTTCTCTGCACATTCTATATATGTTTCTATTGTCGATCCACTAACATTTACTATCATGTTCGTGTCAATATCCTTAATTGTAGGGTATATATTATTGACAAAATAGTCAGCACCTTTATTTTGTAGACCAACTGCGTTAAGCATCCCTGCAGGAGTTTCTGCCATACGTGGATAAGGATTTCCTTCGCGATGTTCCGCAGTTGTACCTTTTACAAAAATTCCTCCAATTTGGCTTAAATCTACAAAATCTGTAAATTCAAGACCATAACCAAATGTTCCCGAAGCTGTCATAACGGGATTTTTTAATTGCAAATTACCTATGTTTATGCTTAATCTAGCCATTTTAATTTTTTTGTATTAAATATCGGACCTTCTGTACATACGCAAACATGACCATCTACGGTGTTTTCGACACAACAAAGGCAAGCTCCGATGCCGCAAGCCATTGTATTTTCTAAAGAGACTTCACAGGGAATTTCTTTAGAAGCTGCATATTTTGCTACAGCAACCATCATGAGTTTTGGACCACATGTATAAATTTGGTCAAAATATTCTTTTTCTAATATTGAATGATTTGTAACAAATCCTTTTTCTCCTAAAGACCCATCTTCGGTCGTTACGTATACTTTTCCGAATTTGGAAAAATTATCTAGTTGCAATACATCAATTTTTGATCTGCCACCGAGAAGAAATATTGGCTCATAGCCTAAGGATTTTAAACATGATCCCAAAAATAGCAATGGCGCCGTACCAACCCCTCCGCCAACTAGTAAAAACTTATTATTTGCTTGAAAAGATTCTGGGATAGAAAATCCATTACCTAAGGGTAATACAAGATTCATTGTATCGCCTTTTCTGTACTCGGCTATTTTTCTTGTACCATCGCCAATTAATTGAATAAGTAACCAAAGTTCATTAGATTCTTTATCCACATAATTTACAGAAATAGGACGTCTCAAAAAAGTAGAAGGAGAACCGTCAACCCTAACTTCTACAAATTGTCCTGGAAGCATTTCAGGGAGAAGATTCTCTGAAGTTAATTTCAAAAGACAGTAGTTAGGATGAAGACGGTCGTTTTCCGTTACTTTTAAATCTAGCAAGTACTTCTTCATATACATTTATCTATTTGAATGCAAAGATAAGCGATAAAGCTGGATCAAACCAATAGAATTGTTAGTCTTTCTTGTTTTTTTCCGGCGTAAATGTTTCAAATGTATTGTCTGAATAAAAAATCATTATTTTGCTTACATTTTTTGAACATCTTTCTTCATACTTAATTTGTTCAATAATAGTGTTTTTGCTAGTTGTTTCTGGCCTGTTAACCTCATTTTGCTTGCGATATTCAGGATCAACCTGTACTGTTGGCGGATCTATCTCATTCTCGAGGAATAAAGAAGATTGTCCAATTATAGAACTGGCACTTTTTGTCATATTTCCTTTTCCGAATATAAGCCAGTCAGTTTCTACATATTTAAAACGTTGCATAATTTTTGTCAACACATCTAGGCTTGCATTATTACGTCCAGAAATAATGTGAGACATAGCAGAGCGCTGTATTCCGATTTCTTCTGCAAACCTTGATGGAGACATACCTTCGTGTTCCATAATTTTTAAAATTCGATCTTTCATCTGTATTTTTTATTAAACATCAAAATTTAACTGCCAAATTGACTTGATTTGGTTAGAAGTGTAAACAAAAATAATACCACACAAAGGTAAACAAATATTTTCAAATGTGCAATTTAAATTTATAAATGTATCTGTTTACGGATGTTTTGACGCATAAACATACGTAACATAAAAAGATGTAAGTAATGTATATTCAATATAAACTATGTTAAACCTATTGTTTGAAACAATTGGTCAATAAATTGGATTACAGCTATTTATATATTATATAAATGCATTAAAATTGCCTTTTACAAAAGTAATGAGTACAATTGTATATATAAATATTGATTTTATTGAAGTAATAGACCTAAATATAGGAGTATTGATCTGATTTAATATAATATACAACTGTATTCCATAATATGCCTAATCAGCTCCCCCACTCTGCCTGCAATACATGTGTAAACATAGTACATTTGTAATTATTTTGTTTATTGTTAAATTTTAGTTGAAACAAATGTAATTTTTGGTGTAAATAATATTGATACACATTTGTATACTCTATTGTTTCAATACAAATGTATATGGTTTTATTTATTAGAAAAGATTGGAATGACAATTTGGCAAAATATATTTATTTATTTATTTTAATTGAAAAATTGTATTACACCATTAAGTATGCCGATTTACGGTATATTTGTGAACAAATGGATGGGTAGAAGTAAATATTCTATTCTCAGCAAGCGAAATATGATATAAATCACTATAAATCAAAAAAATAAAGGATTATTTCTGTATGATTGTAAACAACAATCCAGAAATAACCCCTATTTATATCTAGTATAATATTATTTGTTAATTATCGCAAGTAGATATTACTATAAAATGTGTATTGGAGTATTGGATAAGAATTGTATCAATTGAATACATTTAATGCAGAATCTTGAATAGTAATTCCTTTAATATATCACCGTCGGAAGCGGAACTATTCTCAATACCTTTTGACCGCGCGTCGCAAATTCTTATTTCAGAAATTAAATTAAAAACTTTCATAGCAGGATAATTTTTCATGCCCAAAGTATAATCTTTTAACTGGAAATTGCCTTTAAGACCTAATTCCTGCATTAGTCCATTTTCTGATCGGTCTTTGCTATAATAGCAAATAAGTAAATTTGAAAAGTAGTTAAAAAGTACAGGAAGTGTAGCCTGAATAGGATTGCTTTTAGGGTTCTTTTCGAAATATTGAATTATACGGTTCGCTTTAAGTTTATCTTTAGTAGCGATGGCTTTAAGTAATTCAAAGTTATTGTATTCTTTGCTAATACCTATATTCTGTTCTACCAGATCAGGTGTAATTCTTTTTGTTCCCTGATTTTTAGGGAGCAGAAGTGCCAACTTTTCTAGTTCCTTATTTAGACGACTTAGATCATTTCCTAAGAAATCAGATAACATTTGCGCAGCTTTTTGATCTATACCAATACTTTGTTGTTGTAGGAAAGTATTAATAAAAGCAGGCATTTTATAATCAGGAATTCTCTTAGAATCAAACAATACCCCTACTTTATCAATTGAGCTAGCTAATGACCTACGTCTATCTAAAGTTTTGTACTTGTAATTAATTACTAAAACCGTTGATTGAAGAGGATTCTGTACATAGTGATTTAATTCTTCAATGTCTTTGATAAGTTGAGCCTCTCTCACTACCACTAATTGATATTTAGACATCATTGGGAATCTGCGAGAAGCATTGATTACCGTATTAACATCTGTATCAGCGCCGTAGAAGACCACCTGATTAAAATCGCGATCATCATCAGACAAAACGTTGGTAATTAATAAGTCTGTGAGTTTATCCATAAAAAATGGCTCATCACCCATGAAAAAATAAATGGGACTGAACTTTTTCTGAACGATATCTCTTGTGAGTTCTTCGAATGTATACTCTTTTTTTGCCATAATTCAATTTTACCAGCTGAAACGGATGTGACGGATTGTTTTATTTCCTTTGATTATTTGTTTTAGTGCTTCCACTCCAAGTTCTACATGTTCCGGAGCAAAATTTTGAGTTACTTTTTTATCGCTCTCCTCAGTTTTCACACCACTTTCGTCCATTGGTTTATCCGAAATCATTAGTAAAGCGCCTGTAGGAATTTCATTTGCAAAACCAGCTGTAAGAAGCGTTGCTGTTTCCATATCAATGCCAGTAGCATGAGTTTTAACCAAATAGGTTTTAAAATCGCTGTCGTATTCCCAGACTCTGCGATTAGTCGTATAAACTGTGCCGGTCCAATAATCGCGGCCCTTATCTCTAATAGCAGAAGAAATAGCCCGAAGCATAGAAAATGCAGGAAGAGACGGGACTTCTTTAGGTAAGTACTCATCAGAAGTACCCTCCCCGCGAATAGCAGCAATGGGCAATAGATAATCTCCCAAACTATTACTTTTCTTCAATCCTCCGCATTTACCTAAAAACAAGACTGCTTTTGGCTTAATAGCAGAAAGTAAATCCATAATTGTTGCTGCATTTGCACTACCCATCCCAAAATTAATAATTGTAATACCTTCTGCTGAAGCATTTGGCATAGACGACTTGAGACCTAAGATCGGTACATCAAAAGTTTCTGCAAATAATTCAACATATTTGGTAAAGTTGGTGAGTAATATGTATTTACTAAAGTCTTCCAGCTTTCTTTCAGTGTAGCGTGGTAACCAATTCTCTACAATTTCTTGTTTTGTTTTCATAAATCACTATCTTTGAGGATATGTTTAATATAATTAGGCTCAACAAAAGTAACAAATGTTCTCATTAAACCTCCCATCGTTTAACCCTAAAATAGCAGAAAAGGACGGGAAGCATACGATATTTGATCCAGTACGGCGGAAATACGTAGTGCTTACTCCTGAAGAATGGGTAAGACAACATTTTGTAAATTATCTGATTAAGGAAAAAGGATATCCTAAGGAATTATTGGCTAATGAAATTTCTATTGTCCTAAACGGAACTAACAAAAGATGTGATACAGTTGCATATAATCGATTTTTAGCCCCAGTTTTAATAGCGGAGTATAAATCCCCTGCAATTGCTATTAAACAGTCTGTAATCGACCAAATAATACGTTATAACATGGTTTTGAAGGTGAGATATCTTATTATAAGCAATGGAATTAATCATTTCTGTTGTAAAATTGATTTCGAGACCGGAGAATACAGTTATTTAGAGCAAATACCTACTTATGACTCTTTAACCATTTAAAATATCTTTCATTAAATATCTTTACTTAAACGAAGCATCCAGCGCCATTGCAAAATAGGTAAACATTCCCTGCCAATTGATAGCAACTTCGTTAGATGAATAAGATGGTAATATATCGACATATGATTCGTCGGGAATATCTGAGGGATATTCGCACTTGTCCTGTTTGCCTGGATTTGGTCCGCCTACAAGGAAGCCTGGCAAAGGTTCATCAATTTCATCACTGGCAGAGAGCCTGTGATGCGGATTACGAGGTGATTTTGTTCCGAAACCTGTAATATAACAATATCCGGTCGCATTTCTACCAAGCAAATAATCCATATTGCTCAAGGCATTGCTTAAATATCGCTTATCTTTTGTTAGTCGATAAGCATAGAGAAATGCAATTCCCTGATTTGATGCTTTATCAGAGTTACATCCCCAAAAGAAATCTCTTTTTGAACGACCATATGACGCTGCGTAAGGTGCCAGCTCCACTCCTTTCAAGCAACTATCCGCATATGTAACCAGCTGATTACACATAAGATTGGCTATAGATTCTCCCTCAGTACCTAAATTACGAGAATGGCGGATTAATGATAAAGCGCCTAATCCATAAACGTTACTCCAAACTGGCAATTTAAAAGAATCAGGAGAATTTAGCTTTATGATTTTAAGGAATTTAGCATCTCTTGTCGAGATAAATAACTCTGTTGCAGCCCAGAATAACTCATCTTTAGACGATCTGTCTTCGTAACCACCAGTTGTGACTTCTGGTTTATACATTTCGTTCATCTTTTGCTGATTATATAATGCATCCGGATGTTTTAATGCCCAATCAAACGCCTTAAGAGCAGCTTGCAGCATTTTAGCCGAAGCTCCCGGATGGTCAGAACCAAATGATTTAAATACTCTGGATCCTTGCGCCATAGATGCCGCAAAGTCCAATGCGGCAGTAACTGATTTTTCAATAACATACCGTTGTTGCTTGCAATCAGATGGCTTAATCATACCCTCGAAAGAAGGAGTCGTAAGCTTATGATAAACTCCTCCATCTGTTGGATCCTGCATGGAAAGCATCCAATCAAGGTTCCACCATATTTCATCCAGCAAATCGGGTGTGTTATTTTTGCTTTCAGGAATATTTACCGAAATATTCTTTGCATACTTTGGATAATCTTCGTATAAAGAAAGAAGTATGCCAACCGTAAAACCCGAATTTACAATGTATTTATTGTAATCGCCGGCATCATACCATCCTTTAGAGGAATTAATCGATGTTCCAGTTGGACGTTTGGATGTGGCAGCAGAAGAATGAATAAGTACATTATTGTCTGAATGACCTTCCGGACGAACCCATTTACCTGCATATTTACTTTCGAGAGCTATACCCGATCGTTGATAGTAAAAAGCTTTAAGAGATGCTTTACCCAAATCATACAGCAAAGTGTCTTTTATTTCGAATGGCAGAGATTTAGCCACTTTCGGAATTTCGAGATAGTAAATGCCTGGAGAGTTTAGTTCGTTAAAAGAAAGAAGAACAGTTTTTTTATTTGAAAAAGAAGAGGAACGAGGATCTGATATAATACCTTTAAATACTATTTTATCCGAAATACTCTCTTTTACATAAAATTCGCCGGAAACAAAGGTGTCAATCGCAGCAATTTTTTCTTGAGTAGTATAAAAACCAAGTTGATTAAACCGAAAATAGTTTTTTACCGGAAGCTCCGAATTGGAACATGCAGCAAAACAAAGAAGCAGAAAAGTGAAAAGAAATGTAAAGATGATGTGGTTTTTCATAAATTATATCATTCGTCTGCTGCAAACTTAAATAATAAAGTTATACATCCAAGTATTTTCATATATAAATACTTGAAATTCGGAATAATATCTGCCAGAAAGCTAAAAAATAGGTCTAAATAGCTCTTTTTTTGATTCATCGTTTTCTCTTGCATCAGTTGAAAAGATAGAATCTGCTTTAACAATTTTCTTTACTTCTGTAGAGCTCGTAACTTTGCTTTCCATCACAACAGGTTTATATTCCTTATTGTCTAAAAACAGAGCACAAAAAAATATAATAACAAAGAATGATAAAATTATCGGTTTCATAACTTACTTTTTTAAGTGAGTATATTAGTATGATGTATGTAAAACGTAATATGATGCAGGATATTACAAAATAATAAGAAAAAATGAATTATATTTTTACATTTGCATAATGAAACTAATATTGTAGAACTAATTAAATATTATCATTGATATGGGTAAAATTCTTGTCTTTTTTTCTGTGTTTATACTTGTTTCCTGCACCAATGTATACAAGCAAGTATCTCCGTCCATTAAGTTAAAAACCGAAAAAACATTAAATAATGTATCATTAGATCGTAAAAGAGTGCTTATAGATGCTATAAAAGAGCTTCCTGCAGACCAACAAGAAGGCATGGCATATTTAATAGCCTATATGCGTCCGAGCGATTTAGATACTTTGCCTGCAGAACTGCTTATCTCCAATGTTAAGATGGCATATAAAGCAAGAGAGAGTTTTGTATGGGCTAAAGAACTTCCACTTTCAGTTTTTTATAACGAAGTACTCCCCTATGCTATAATGGATGAAAGAAGAGAAAACTGGCGGCCGGCTTTCTTTGAAATGGTCTACCCCTTGGTGAAGGATGCCAAAAATATTTACCAGGCAGTAGACACTATAAATAAATCTTTGAGAGGATTGGTTAAAGTAGAATATAATACAAAACGAGACAAACCAAATCAGGCTCCTTTCGAGTCTATGAAAATAAATATGGCATCTTGTACAGGCTTATCCATATTGCTAACAGATGCATTTCGGGCGGCAGGTATCCCATCACGTGTTGCGGGAACCCCTCTTTGGGTTTCGAAGGAAGGAAATCACAATTGGAGCGAAGTGATGATAAACAACGAATGGTATTTTACGGAATACTATCCCGATGCTTTGAATAGAGGATGGTTTTTGGAGCGTGCGGGGAAAGCTGATAAAAGCAATCCTGTTCACTGGATTTACGCAACATCTTATAAATATGACGACCTTTCCTTTCCAATGGTTTGGGCAGAAAACGATTCAACAGTAGGAGGAGTTGATGTTTCAGACAGATACATTGATTTGTATCAGAAGCAGCTAGCCCGTGATGCTAAAGGAATTCAAGTAAACATACGCATGTATAAATCGGAACAGTGTGTGCTAGATTCGGACGGGCGGATTTCGGGTAAGGTAACTATCAGGAATAGTAAAGGAGAATTGGTGGCAACAGGTGAAACAGCTGCTCCAACCGATGATATGAATCGTTACTTAACCTTTTTAATTCCATTGGGTAACGATTATACAATCGAATATATGACATCTAAGGGGATTCGTAAGGATAAGCTTACTATTGATGCACCTAAAGATATTCAGTTGTATTTTAACGTAGAATAAGTAGCTTTCTCCTTAGTATTTAGAAATAAATTCACGACAATTAAGATCAAAGAAAGTATACTCTCTGCCACGCGCCCATGGGGATAAAAATTTACGCCCATGGGCGCATTTTTTTATCCCCATGGGCGCATTTTGTAAAAGTAATATCTTTCCAGCTTAAATACTATACCTCTTCCTCTTAAGAATAGTGAGAATCATTTATAGTAATCCTTTATATCCCGGGCATACATATTGGAAGCCTAAATAAAACAAGAGAGGGTGTCTGGAATATAACCCAGACACCCTCTCAAACTATAGGGGAAAGAACTTATTAAGCTCCGAAATCGTCGAACATCAACATTTCGCGTGGAACGCCTAAATCGTCTAACATTACCTTCACTGCATTCGACATCGGACCAGGACCACACATATAGTATTCAATATCTTCCGGTGCTTCGTGATCTTTCAAATAATGATCATTAATAACCTGATGGATAAAGCCTACATAACCAGTCCAGTTATCTTCAGGACGTGGCTCTGAAAGAGCAATATTGAACGTAAAGTTCGGGAATTCCTTCTCGATTGCACGGAAATCTTCTTCATAGAAAATTTCATTCTTTGAACGGGCACCATACCAGTAAGTAACCTTACGGTCTGTTGTCTTCAAAGTATTGAACAAATGCAACAAGTGAGAACGTAACGGAGCCATACCGGCACCACCACCAATATACAACATTTCACGTTTTGTATCCAAAATATGGAAGTCTCCGTAAGGACCAGACATCATTACCTTATCTCCCGGTTTAAGAGAGAAAATATAAGAAGAGGCTATACCTGGTTTAACACCAGCTTTCCAAGTACCGGTAGCTCTATCGAATGGAGGAGTTGCGATACGTACGTTCAATGTAATGATATTTCCTTCTGCTGGATAGTTAGCCATTGAGTAAGCACGGATTGTTTCCTCTTCGTTCTTACAAGTAAGCGGCCAAAGTTTAAACTTATCCCACTCTGCTTTGAAGCGATCATCAATTTCCATATCCGAAAACTTAATATCGTACTTCGGAATTTCAATTTGAGCGTATCCACCCGATTTGAAGTTCAAGGACTCACCTTCCGGCAATCTTACAATAAATTCCTTGATGAAAGAAGCAACGTTATTATTAGAAATAACTTCACATTCCCAAGACTTAACACCAAATACTTCTTCCGGAACGTGAATCTTCATATTTTCTTTCACTTTTGTCTGACAACCCAGACGCCAGTGATCTTTAATCTGTTTGCGAGAGAAGAAGCCAACTTCTGTAGGTAAAATGTTACCTCCACCTTCTTCAACCTGACAACGACATTGTCCGCAGCTACCACTTCCACCACAAGCAGATGAAAGGAAAATACCCTGAGACTGAAGTGTGCCAAGAACAGTTCCACCGATTGGTGCATCGAACTGCTTCTCTTCGTTTACTACCACCTTCACATTTCCGGATGGTACTAATTTTGCTTTGGCGTATAACAGCGCTACTACCAGTATCAGTGTAATCAATAAGAAAACAATGGCACTGACAGCGATTGTTAGTCCGCCCGACATTAATAAAGTCATCTTAATATTTCGTTTATCGAGTTAATACTTAAATCTTAATCCCTGAGAAACTCATGAAAGCAATACCCATCAACCCAGTGATGATAAACGTGATACCCAATCCCTTCAACGGTTTTGGAACATCAGAATATTGTAGTCTTTCACGAATGGCTGCCATACCAACAATTGCCAGCATCCATCCAATACCAGAGCCTAATCCATATACAGTTGCAACTCCTACATTAGGAAAAGCCTTTTGTTGCATAAACAAAGAACCTCCTAAGATAGCACAGTTAACAGCGATAAGTGGAAGGAAAATACCTAATGATGCGTGCAAAGCAGGCGCAAATTTCTCAACAACCATTTCTACTAGCTGAGTAAACGATGCGATTACCGCAATAAAGATGATGAAAGACAGGAAGCTAAGGTTTATCTCGGCCAAGTCTTGACTTAACCATGAAAGCGCCCCTTCTTTCAGTACATAATTTTCAAGCAAATAGTTTATTGGTAACGTACATACAAGGATGAACGTTACAGCAACGCCTAATCCTAGTGCAGTCTTAACGTTTTTGGAAACAGCCAAAAATGAACACATACCTAA is from uncultured Macellibacteroides sp. and encodes:
- the nqrE gene encoding NADH:ubiquinone reductase (Na(+)-transporting) subunit E, which translates into the protein MEQLISTFLRAVFVDNMIFAYYLGMCSFLAVSKNVKTALGLGVAVTFILVCTLPINYLLENYVLKEGALSWLSQDLAEINLSFLSFIIFIAVIASFTQLVEMVVEKFAPALHASLGIFLPLIAVNCAILGGSLFMQQKAFPNVGVATVYGLGSGIGWMLAIVGMAAIRERLQYSDVPKPLKGLGITFIITGLMGIAFMSFSGIKI